A genomic window from Silene latifolia isolate original U9 population chromosome 11, ASM4854445v1, whole genome shotgun sequence includes:
- the LOC141614180 gene encoding wall-associated receptor kinase-like 2, which translates to MEMRGLVGSSLFGMTVLFVFAMDAARSTAKMRRQTIEKAKNFKKKGGLLLEHQISSSDWMIERTRLFTQTELDKATEQFSEYRVLRQGGQGAVYKGILADGNVVAIKKTKTVGKNHVATFINEVVLLSQVNRMSIVKLLGCCLEMETA; encoded by the exons ATGGAGATGAGAGGTTTGGTTGGTTCGTCATTGTTTGGAATGACGGTGTTGTTTGTGTTTGCCATGGATGCAGCGAGAAGCACAGCGAAGATG AGAAGGCAAACCATTGAGAAAGCcaaaaatttcaagaaaaaaGGTGGGTTGTTACTAGAACACCAAATATCATCCAGTGATTGGATGATAGAACGAACCCGACTCTTCACGCAAACAGAACTAGACAAAGCCACTGAACAATTTAGTGAATATCGGGTTCTAAGACAAGGTGGTCAAGGTGCGGTATATAAGGGGATTTTGGCTGATGGAAATGTAGTTGCGATTAAAAAGACGAAGACGGTTGGGAAAAATCATGTTGCAACATTCATTAATGAAGTGGTGTTGTTGTCTCAAGTGAACCGCATGAGCATTGTCAAGCTATTGGGTTGTTGTTTAGAGATGGAAACGGCATAG